aaatcttctaaattatgcttttgatcaaaaccccaatcaaaccatgtccgaatgaccgaaaattttgtacacacatcccaaatgacccaacggaactgctgcaactctcaaaattccattccgaccctatcaaaatctcacctatcaaccggaaaatgccaaaactccaatttcgccaattcaagcctaaatctactccggacctccaaaacacattctgatcacgctcctaagtcccaaatcatctcccgaagctatccgaaccatcgaaactcacatccaagccctctaacatataagtcaacatccagttgacttttccaacttaagcttcctcaaaagagactaagtgtctcaaaccttaccaaatcctttccgaacctgagccaaccaacccgatcacctatagaaccgataaacaaagcaataagaagcaaaaataagggaaacagagcggtaaatcatgagacgactggctgggtcgtcacaagaCGTTATAATGGTTTGGCGATGGtttcgcctgaaaggttccaaagttgtaattcagtccaaatcatcttttacccaaatccttttaAGTCCTTCCAATCAATTgttgagaatgttcaaggatcagagaatacaactacttggatccgatgcaataaaaaatgagagaaataaaatgagagagtcttattggtgaaaacctacacgGGCAGCGTGAGGCGACAATAAGTAGAGAAACTAAattgagagagtcttgttagtgaaaactcgcaagaGCACTacaaggcgatggtgagaagagaaataagagaggtcagctcgtgaaaacccataAAGGGCACCATTGATAAAAAAAAAGTGATCTTTACTCACTAACATTGACGCAGTCTTgggcaaggtttctcggtttcGAGGCAAAAGCTGTGATAAATTTCTGAGAGTCAGAcggtggcagaaaattttctttgtttttgtctattttgctgaagtcaggagcccgcctggaaagcagggaatataTGTAAAGTTAGAAGTCAATAGCCCACCTGGACAGTAGGGAATACAGTCAAGcatagcagttaggagcccgcctggaaaacaagggagtacaatttaagtttagctttcaaattctttgttttgtctattttgaagtcaggagcctgcctggagagcagggaatacattcaagtttagtaatcaggagcccgcctggagagcaaggaacaCGTTTCaagttgaattcaggagcccgcctggagaacaagggagtacaatttaagtttaaccTTCAAATCCTCTGTTTTGTCTATtgtgaaatcaggagcccgcatggagagcagggaatacattccaagttcagcagtcaggagtccgcctggagagcagggaatacattcaagttcagcagtcaagcgtccacttggagaaaaggaaagcatctctgaatacatttcaagttagcagtcaggagcccgcctggagagaagggaatacatttcaagttcagcggtcaggagctcgcctggagagcaggaaatacatttcaagttagcagtcagaggaccccgcctggagaatagggtcattttttactttagtcaagcttagtttatagttttcttagtctattctttagttttctttcatcattgcatcaatagtacaagtggtttacaatttttctaacaactcacaaatcttcctagtgcaaactagggaagaaaaatttctttgttttatctattttgttgtaatcaggcgcccacctagagaacaatgggagacaactcaagtttctagggatagtagtgtcgaaggaagacaactcgagtttcaagggaaaacagtttcgaaggaagacagttcaagtttcaggggaaaatggttcaaggtgcaagggaaaacagggtcaagtaacaagataagacggttcaagttcagcaattaggtgcccacctgaaaaaagggaattcaattcagaatgcaattcaagttagTAACAAAAGAAGCTCacgtcaagaatgcgagtcaacagtcctaGATGATCAACATAAGTTAATCAATAAAGGAGAGAGAAAGGCAACAAGTTAATCCAAATAcagaagttgatgaaggatgtgagctgctcaagacatggccgaggtcacaagcactacatgtccggtcttggttcgaaaatctgaagaagaacgagATAGCACCTGCAACTGGCAAAcgttaaggttcaaatctaaagtccgcatgaagaaccactcaagactcaagatcaagcttcagaagacttatagataggaatcttgtaactcgtaattgataggcttagttagtctttttcatgttttgattttgatgtaataacaggactgcggaccagaacctcgacggaacggtacctcgaccggctctccacctcggcatactccatcatctcactcacctctgaactacatgtgacctgattcctttatagccaaggatatgtaggcagcctagataccagggctcggtcatactctcctttctcttagttttagtctctccaaataaggggcgggtcaaaaacctgtctagtcagtctttgtctgaaaactctgcacgttttcagtcaaagaggggcagctgtagacatgtgattttcgatcctccccaagatttttatatattagcgtaaaatatttaatttaggcataatatagatattttaagtaattttgactcttttactatattttattacaagaaaacaaaaatttacaaaaataggttcattaatgttttgtagtcatttttaatctaaaaaaatatatacaaaaaatagtatcgtatttttattttaatatgatatttgaaaataccaaaaatagatttattttaatgattagttttattttaataattatttgaatagtggGATTAATTAATAattgagatcgtatttttagtcttgttcgcgGGGAAAGGATAGAACTTAGGCTCGAGtaacccgtttttaggcctaattttggacctagcccacaatttcCAAACCCATAAtttctaggcccataccccttaacctaaaaatcctaccaaaaaaaaaacctaaactatatataaaaaataagacacaaaacaaaaaaggaagagGACGCTGAAAACGACGGAAAAAAACGAAAAAGCTGCGCATCATCTTCTTCACAAATCAACACCAGAGAACGACCCCCCACCCCCCTCACGTCTATCTTCTTCAAGAACCTGCCCTACGATCTCATCTTCCTCCCCCACCCAAATGACCCCTCGACTTCCCCTCTCCTCACCAGCGGCGAGCTCGCCGTAACACCTCAAACAACGACCCAATACCCAGCTCCCCACCACCCATCTCGTCGACTTTGACCCGCCGGACCTTCCGCCAACGACACCATATCCGGCGAGCTTCACCTTCACACACACACAGCCACGCACATGAACGTAGTGAGGGAACGAGCATAAGGCAGGTTTGAGATTTCAAAAAGTCGAAAAACAGTACAAAAAATGTTTCGTCTTCCTCGTCCTTGGTTTGATTCTTAGTTTTTGAAACATGGATGTTTAGCTGAAGTCTGGAGTTGTTTGTGAGTTTGAGTCATGTGGAAGTTGCCGTACGTTGGTTTCGGTCTTTAGTTATCGCTGTCCATTTTTTGTCCGTCGAGCTCGAGCTGCTAAAACCCAACGTTGTTGTAAATGTGAGTTTTCTTGTCTATGTTCTCTTAGAGGTCTAAATGCCGCCTTTAATGCCTCTTTCGGTCTTCCTCTATATGGGTGTTATGAAGTAATTTGCTTCTGTTTGTATGTTTCCATGTTAATTAGAAGTGTACATTTCATTTAGAGTTTTGGTTGAATGTCTCTTATGTTTGTTCAAGTCATGGAAAATGTTCATATTTCCTTTTTAACAGTGTTGATTTGGAAATCAGTTTAGGGTGGtttcttgcaattttttttattttattgaatcaTTAATATGAGTATGATCCAGAATAAATTGGGACTCCTTACGTACTTTAATTAATTAGTCTTGAATCCTTGTAAAAaatggaattgaggtgcgccgcgccaagcaaatcttaaaatgcatggccctctactaatttcttatgatttagatataaaataacaaatgttcgtagtttgctttaggcccgtttaatataccaccgtgatcgtgaacacgttcgcatgacatgattacggtttctaaaaataaaatcggagtatgcgtttgcgcaacttcggctaaactttcttaataataataatgcgttattaattgtggacatgttcgcatgacatgattttgacacgccaaacagacaggtacacgtacgcgtgacccgtttcaagataattttcttaatttaaaagcggtaaaaggtaaatgcacataggttctaaaatcagtaattaaataattttagtaagccaagtatgatcaaagcgaccgtgttagaaccacagaactcgggagtgcctaacaccttctcccgtgtttacagaattccttactcggattttcggttcgcggattgttaaacagagtcaatctttcctcgattcgggattcaatcggtgacttgggacaccgtaaatctcccaagtggtgactctgaatctttaataaataaatcccatttcgattgtcctttaattagaaaaactccctttcaTACTCCCTTTGcaggggtgtagtaaaaaggaggtgtgacagaagtTCTTGAGTCTTTTTCTTGTCTTCAGGTAgtattccatactgcaaaaaattgATAATCTcttttctccaatcccaagttagattATTGTAATTTACCTTGTTTTTGTCTTTGCCGagcactgaatgaaacaaatgtatcACGAAAGCGTTTTCTTCATTTGTTACTTCCGCAGcggatgcaagattagctagaGCATCTGCCTCAACATTTTTTCCCTTGGAATCTGCATGACTTTCCAAGTTTGAAATTGCCTGACCAAATCTCGTGCCTTTTCCAggtattgttgcatccttgcttcTCTAGCTGTATACGTCCCATGCATTTGGTTAACCACGAGTTGCGAATTGCTTTTGATTATAACCTGCTCTATTCTGAGCTCTCGCGCCAAttccaaacctgcaatcacagcttcatattcTTCCTCATTATTAGTGATTGGATGACACTTTATTGCTTGTCGTATGGTTTCACGCGCAGGTGATACCAGGACAATACCTAGACCTGTACCTTTTACATTTGATGAACCGTTAGTAAATAAAGTCCAAGTACCTAGATTAGACCCGTTAAATATATGTAATTATTTTTCTGCTTCCAATTgtatcccttggctaaaatctgCCATGAAATCTGTTAAACGTGTGACTTTATtgcagttctaggttgatatgtaatGTCATATTCGCTTAGTTCTATATCCCACTTGGATAATCTACCTGATAACTCTTGTTTATGCAACATATTACGTAAGGGGTAGGCGGTGACCACAgagataggatgacattgaaaataaggtcttaattttctagatgtcatAATTAAGGCTAATGCAAGTTTCTCTAAATGAGGATATCGAGTcttcgcatctaacaaagatttactaacataataaatgggtgattgtttaccttggtcttcttAAACTAATACGTCACTTACCACTACTTCTGAAACTGCAAGGTAGATAATCAATTTCTCCCCATTTTTTGGTTTGGCTAGAAATGGTGGATTTGATAGGTATGCCTTTAAATTTTTAAGCGCTTGTAGACATTCCTCAGACCATTCAAATTGGTTTTGCTTTTTTAAAGTTGAAAAGAATTTGAAGCGCTTTTCTAATGACTTGGAAATAAACTTGCCCAAGGCTGCTATTCTTCCTGTCAACCTTTGTACTTCTTTTTTGCTTGTGAGTATATCCGGAATTTCTTCAACATCTTTAATCTACgcaggatttacttcaatgccatggttagaaacaagaaatccCAAGAACTTACCTGATGAGACGCaaaatgcacatttctcaggatttaaCTTCATGTTAAATTTGCGAAAAATCTGAATTATATGAGTCAAGTGTTGAATATGGTCCCctgtttgttgtgatttgaccaacatatcatctatatacacttccatggtttttcctaggtgttcttggaacattttggtcactAGCCTTTGGTATGTGGCCCCAACATTCTGTAAACTGAACGACATGACTTTGtaatagtaagtccccctgtctgtgataaaGGAAGTTTTTTATTCATAtagaggatccattttaatctgattatatcctgaataggcatctaaaaaactaaaaaattcatgccctgcagtagcatcaattagttgatctttgtgcggtaatggaaaagaatctttagggcaagctTTATTCAGATCAGTatatctacacaaactcgccacttaccattctttttgGGTACTACCACAGTATTAGCCAACCAAtctggatactttacctcgcgtatGGACCCGATTTTTAAAAATTTTTGCACCTCAttttgaatcacctggttcttgaaggagccttgcttccttttcttttgtttgacaggtgggtatgatggatcttcatttaatttgtggatcattacctccggtggtatacctgtcatatctgaatgggaccaagcaaaacaatatGCGTTAgcctttaaaaattcaatcaacttacatTTCATTTCTGGGCTGAGGTTGGTTCCAATGTAGACTTTTCTGTCTGGCCAATGTACAAATAGCACAACAGCTTCCAGTTCCTTgtttgttgttttgatattttcattttcttctagtTCCTGAATAGTATCGGGCCTCAAATCCACATTTGTTTGCCCATCTTCAGTTGAGGTTCATGTTGCTGCGTCCTCAACTGAATTCCGTGATTGCTATTTTTCGTCAGTTTTTGCGATTGAATCTTCCACGAAATTAATGCTTCGTGAAACTTGTTGGTCACCACGGATTTTCCATATTCCCCATTGTGATGGAAACTTGAAAACTTGATATAAGGTAGATGGAACAACGTCCatttcgtgaatccatggtctgccgagaatcatattgtaagtcATATCCATTTTTACCACCTGAAATTCCGTATCTTTGActactccttctgcgaatgtagTAAGTATTATCTCTCCTTTTGTTACGCTTGAGTTGTCAAAACCAGACAAGGTGTGTGTCTTGGGTGTCAGCTTATCATCGACTTGCAACTCGTTTACCACTCTTAACAGATTGATATTCaccgaactacctggatcaatcaaaacttgttttacattagtgtcatgtacaagtaaagatattaccagtgcatcattatgcaGGGTTAGCACGCCATCTGCATCATTAAATGTAATACTATCTTCTTCCAAACCTGTCGTACTCGCTTCCCCTGTGTAACTGTAATTTTCGACACTTCATTTGCTGCCGTATATGTTACGCCATTGATCTCTTCTCCTCCACTTATGACATTAATCGTCCTTTTTGGTGAAGGAGGTTTTGGCagctcctgcctattcttcatatatgcttgCTTTCCCTTTTCACTAAACAATTTAGTTAAATATCATTCTTTTAATAAATGTTCTACTTCACCTT
This sequence is a window from Nicotiana sylvestris chromosome 3, ASM39365v2, whole genome shotgun sequence. Protein-coding genes within it:
- the LOC138887933 gene encoding uncharacterized protein, with amino-acid sequence MAFASNLNKKSSEVMRRLKESLREFPATTWNDVYNRYSTKLRIEEDTIIQSRKDERESSRRAETKKRSGKNSYTGEASTTGLEEDSITFNDADGVLTLHNDALVISLLVHDTNVKQVLIDPGSSVNINLLRVVNELQVDDKLTPKTHTLSGFDNSSVTKGEIILTTFAEGVVKDTEFQVVKMDMTYNMILGRPWIHEMDVVPSTLYQVFKFPSQWGIWKIRGDQQVSRSINFVEDSIAKTDEK